In the Setaria italica strain Yugu1 chromosome VI, Setaria_italica_v2.0, whole genome shotgun sequence genome, one interval contains:
- the LOC101786236 gene encoding adenosylhomocysteinase: MALSVEKTSSGREYKVKDLSQADFGRLEIELAEVEMPGLMACRAEFGPSKPFAGARISGSLHMTIQTAVLIETLTALGAEVRWCSCNIFSTQDHAAAAIARDSAAVFAWKGETLEEYWWCTERCLDWGEGGGPDLIVDDGGDATLLIHEGVKAEEEYEKTGKVPDPESTDNAEFKIVLTIIRDGLKSDPKRYRKMKERLVGVSEETTTGVKRLYQMQETGTLLFPAINVNDSVTKSKFDNLYGCRHSLPDGLMRATDVMIAGKVAVVCGYGDVGKGCAAALKQAGARVIVTEIDPICALQALMEGLQVLTLEDVVSEADIFVTTTGNKDIIMVDHMRKMKNNAIVCNIGHFDNEIDMHGLETYPGVKRITIKPQTDRWVFPETNTGIIVLAEGRLMNLGCATGHPSFVMSCSFTNQVIAQLELWKEKSSGKYEKKVYVLPKHLDEKVAALHLGKLGAKLTKLSKSQSDYISVPIEGPYKPAHYRY; the protein is encoded by the exons ATGGCGCTCTCCGTGGAGAAGACCTCGTCGGGGCGGGAGTACAAGGTGAAGGACCTGTCCCAGGCCGACTTCGGCCGCCTCGAGATCGAGCTGGCGGAGGTCGAGATGCCGGGTCTCATGGCGTGCCGCGCCGAGTTCGGCCCGTCCAAGCCCTTCGCCGGCGCCAGGATCTCGGGCTCCCTCCACATGACCATCCAGACCGCCGTCCTCATCGAGACCCTCACCGCGCTCGGCGCCGAGGTCCGCTGGTGCTCCTGCAACATCTTCTCCACGCaggaccacgccgccgccgccatcgcgcgGGACTCAGCCgccgtcttcgcgtggaagggGGAGACGCTCGAGGAGTACTGGTGGTGCACCGAGCGATGCCTCGACTGGGGTGAGGGCGGCGGCCCCGACCTCAtcgtcgacgacggcggcgacgccacGCTACTCATCCACGAGGGCGTCAAGGCGGAGGAGGAGTACGAGAAGACCGGCAAGGTCCCCGACCCGGAGTCCACTGACAACGCCGAGTTCAAGATCGTGCTCACCATCATCCGCGACGGCCTCAAGTCCGACCCCAAGAGGTACCGCAAGATGAAGGAGAGGCTCGTCGGCGTCTCCGAGGAGACCACCACCGGAGTCAAGAGGCTCTACCAGATGCAGGAGACCGGCACCCTCCTCTTCCCCGCCATCAACGTCAACGACTCCGTCACCAAGAGCAAG TTCGACAACCTCTACGGTTGCCGCCACTCCCTCCCTGATGGTTTGATGAGGGCCACCGATGTTATGATCGCTGGCAAGGTCGCAGTGGTCTGCGGTTATGGTGATGTTGGCAAGGGCTGTGCTGCTGCCCTCAAGCAGGCTGGTGCCCGTGTCATCGTGACTGAGATCGACCCCATCTGTGCCCTTCAGGCCTTGATGGAGGGTCTTCAGGTCCTTACCTTGGAGGATGTCGTCTCTGAAGCTGACATCTTTGTGACCACCACCGGCAACAAGGACATCATCATGGTTGACCAcatgaggaagatgaagaacaACGCCATTGTCTGCAACATTGGTCACTTTGACAATGAGATCGACATGCACGGTCTTGAGACCTACCCTGGTGTCAAGCGCATCACCATCAAGCCCCAGACAGACCGCTGGGTGTTCCCTGAGACCAACACTGGCATCATTGTCCTCGCTGAGGGTCGTCTGATGAACCTTGGGTGCGCTACTGGCCACCCCAGCTTTGTCATGTCCTGCTCATTCACTAACCAG GTCATTGCTCAGCTTGAACTGTGGAAGGAGAAGAGCTCTGGCAAGTATGAGAAGAAGGTGTATGTGCTTCCGAAGCACCTTGATGAGAAGGTTGCCGCTCTCCATTTGGGCAAGCTTGGTGCCAAGCTCACCAAGCTCTCGAAGTCTCAGTCTGACTACATCAGCGTCCCAATCGAGGGTCCCTACAAGCCCGCTCACTACCGGTACTAG